One genomic segment of uncultured Ilyobacter sp. includes these proteins:
- the earP gene encoding elongation factor P maturation arginine rhamnosyltransferase EarP, whose protein sequence is MLNRIDIFCDIIDNFGDIGFVYRLAKELKRKGDGLEVRVFLNDLETFSKINKRISVDKKIQEIENIVYYDMTKMSGKDYIEARRAEVVIEAYGCEIPKVYLEGAPGEVKIVINIEYLTGEEWAKDYHLQSSYINVKNVKKYFYMPGFENWSGGLIIDEHNAVEEREAFFNEIISDHSEKVFSYDSRLSVEKNSFIGTVFSYEYNFQNFLDTLEKTGKKTILMVFGEMSKNGILITKNLKNLKNIEIVFMDYVEQDIYDKILYNSDFNLVRGEESFSRSIVSGKPFLWHSYCQEEKEHLNKVAGFLSFLKGKIPEDIYEKYSEITYNYNSRTENHYNLEEENFVGFFTDFERESVAFERVSNYVRRNGNLASKLLHFLREKLSEN, encoded by the coding sequence ATGCTTAATAGGATAGATATATTCTGTGACATCATAGATAATTTTGGAGATATAGGTTTCGTATATAGACTGGCTAAAGAATTAAAAAGAAAAGGAGATGGACTCGAGGTAAGAGTTTTTTTAAATGATCTGGAAACCTTTTCCAAGATAAACAAGAGAATTTCTGTGGATAAAAAAATACAGGAGATAGAAAATATTGTCTACTATGACATGACAAAGATGAGTGGAAAGGACTATATCGAGGCTAGAAGGGCAGAAGTGGTTATAGAGGCTTACGGATGTGAAATTCCAAAAGTGTACTTAGAGGGTGCACCAGGAGAGGTTAAGATAGTCATTAATATAGAGTATCTAACTGGAGAAGAATGGGCAAAGGATTACCACCTTCAAAGCTCATATATAAATGTAAAAAATGTGAAAAAATATTTTTATATGCCTGGCTTTGAAAACTGGAGCGGGGGCCTCATCATAGATGAACATAATGCTGTAGAGGAGAGGGAAGCTTTTTTCAATGAAATAATATCAGACCATTCAGAAAAAGTTTTTTCATATGATTCGCGTCTGTCTGTAGAAAAGAACAGTTTTATAGGAACAGTCTTTTCCTATGAATATAACTTTCAGAATTTTTTAGATACTCTTGAAAAAACAGGGAAAAAAACGATCCTTATGGTTTTCGGTGAGATGAGTAAAAATGGAATTTTGATCACGAAAAACCTAAAAAATTTAAAAAATATAGAAATAGTATTCATGGATTATGTGGAGCAGGATATTTATGATAAAATTTTATATAATTCAGATTTTAATCTTGTCAGAGGAGAGGAAAGTTTTTCTAGATCCATAGTCTCTGGGAAACCCTTTCTCTGGCATTCTTATTGCCAGGAAGAAAAGGAGCACTTAAACAAAGTGGCGGGTTTTCTCTCTTTTTTAAAAGGAAAAATACCTGAAGATATTTATGAGAAATATTCAGAAATAACTTATAATTACAACTCCAGAACTGAAAATCATTATAATTTGGAAGAGGAAAATTTCGTCGGGTTTTTCACAGATTTTGAGAGGGAAAGTGTGGCCTTTGAACGGGTATCGAATTACGTGAGAAGAAACGGAAACCTAGCCAGTAAACTATTGCATTTCTTGAGAGAAAAGCTTTCTGAAAACTAG
- a CDS encoding MIP/aquaporin family protein has product MGIYLAEFIGTMILVLLGNGVVANVVLNKSKGNGGGWIAITAGWGFGVTVSVYVTGWVSGAHINPAVTVALASIGAFDWSLVPGYIVSQVAGGFAGAVLVYLSYKQHYDETDDADGILATFSTGPAISGSKWNIVTETIGTAVLVIGVMGITNSNNNVGPMAALLVGILVWSIGLSIGGPTGYAINPARDLGPRIAHALLPVNAKRDSDWGYAWIPVVAPIFGGVIGAQMFKFCLKVWS; this is encoded by the coding sequence ATGGGAATTTATTTAGCAGAGTTTATTGGGACGATGATACTGGTACTTCTAGGAAACGGAGTTGTAGCAAATGTAGTGCTGAATAAAAGTAAGGGTAATGGCGGGGGATGGATAGCAATCACAGCAGGATGGGGATTCGGTGTTACTGTGTCAGTATACGTGACTGGATGGGTAAGCGGAGCTCATATAAACCCAGCAGTGACTGTCGCATTAGCATCTATAGGTGCTTTTGACTGGTCCCTTGTTCCAGGCTACATAGTGTCACAAGTTGCAGGAGGATTTGCAGGAGCTGTCCTTGTGTATCTTTCCTATAAACAGCACTATGATGAGACTGATGATGCTGACGGAATACTTGCAACTTTTTCCACAGGGCCTGCCATAAGCGGATCTAAGTGGAATATTGTGACAGAAACCATAGGTACCGCAGTTCTTGTTATAGGGGTAATGGGGATAACAAACAGCAATAATAATGTAGGACCTATGGCGGCACTTCTTGTAGGTATTTTAGTTTGGTCAATAGGGTTGAGCATTGGTGGGCCGACAGGCTATGCTATAAATCCTGCCAGGGATTTAGGCCCGAGAATAGCCCATGCACTTCTTCCTGTAAATGCAAAGAGAGATTCTGATTGGGGTTATGCGTGGATTCCAGTGGTGGCTCCTATTTTTGGGGGAGTTATAGGGGCTCAAATGTTTAAATTTTGTCTAAAAGTTTGGAGTTAA
- a CDS encoding glycerol dehydratase reactivase beta/small subunit family protein has product MYTRPSINICCSESIDRECINEILWGIEEEGLPYFLKFVPSQEVVKGNYVSGTLEVGIGISENGDALLTTRKYDKKYIQKANVFEGKEKLRDLGSNGARLVKGLPLR; this is encoded by the coding sequence ATGTATACAAGACCTAGTATAAATATATGTTGCTCTGAAAGTATCGATAGAGAATGTATAAATGAAATTTTGTGGGGTATAGAGGAGGAAGGACTTCCCTATTTTCTGAAATTTGTTCCTTCACAGGAAGTGGTCAAGGGAAATTATGTTTCGGGAACTTTAGAAGTCGGAATTGGGATATCTGAAAACGGAGATGCTCTTTTGACCACCAGAAAATATGATAAAAAATATATACAAAAGGCAAATGTTTTTGAGGGAAAAGAAAAACTGAGGGATTTGGGAAGTAACGGAGCCAGACTTGTAAAGGGTCTACCACTTAGATAA
- a CDS encoding diol dehydratase reactivase subunit alpha, which translates to MKVVVGVDIGNATTEVALAKVENNNYEFLSSGLHETTGLKGTKENVLGIKRAINEALKKAGLERGDLSLIRINEATPVIGDVSMETITETIITESTMIGHNPSTPGGLGLGIGETILFRDLENFQMDKDYIVIIEKKYSFLEAAYKMNEAVEKGCRIKGAIIQKDDGVLINNRLTNKIPIVDEVNFVGKVPLGMKAAVEVAPKGKIIEAISNPYGIATIFSLTSEETKKIVPISKALIGNRSGVVIKTPHGDVKEKVIPAGKIQFDGNSKSKSVSIEEGSGKIMKTLSSIDHVVDINGEYGTNVGGMLQKVKSVMANFTNEEIHNIKIRDILAVDTQVPQKIKGGVAEEFMFENAVGIAAMVNTCKNQMSDVADEIERELGVRVEVGGVEADMAIRGALTTPGTGTPLVIVDIGAGSTDACSIDRYGNQELVHLAGAGNMTTLLIQKELGIEDFNLAEDIKKYPLAKVESLFFIRHEDGSVQFFANSLSPKVFAKNVLIKEGELIPLELDIPLEKIKTVRRAAKKKVFVTNVIRSLKKVSHTKNIRDFEFVVIVGGSALDFEISQMITESLSEYGIVAGCGNIRGTEGPRNAVATGLVMGVECSDTNCRIYHPDERPIMEVADVYKT; encoded by the coding sequence ATGAAAGTCGTAGTAGGAGTAGATATTGGAAATGCTACAACAGAAGTAGCTTTAGCCAAGGTGGAAAATAATAATTATGAATTTTTGTCTAGTGGTTTACATGAGACCACTGGTTTAAAAGGAACCAAGGAGAATGTCCTAGGAATAAAAAGAGCCATAAATGAGGCTTTAAAAAAAGCAGGCCTTGAAAGGGGGGATTTATCCCTAATAAGGATAAATGAGGCTACTCCTGTTATAGGGGACGTTTCTATGGAGACTATAACAGAGACAATAATTACAGAATCTACTATGATCGGACATAATCCTTCGACTCCAGGAGGATTAGGTCTTGGGATAGGGGAAACAATCCTATTCCGAGATCTTGAAAACTTCCAGATGGACAAAGATTATATAGTAATAATAGAAAAAAAATACAGTTTTTTAGAAGCGGCCTACAAGATGAATGAAGCAGTTGAAAAAGGGTGTAGAATAAAGGGGGCCATCATTCAAAAAGATGACGGAGTCCTTATAAACAACAGACTTACAAATAAGATTCCGATAGTTGACGAGGTTAATTTTGTGGGAAAAGTTCCCCTTGGGATGAAGGCTGCTGTAGAAGTGGCCCCTAAGGGAAAGATAATAGAGGCTATCTCAAACCCCTACGGAATAGCTACAATATTTTCTCTGACTTCAGAAGAGACAAAGAAAATAGTGCCGATCTCTAAAGCCCTGATAGGAAACAGATCAGGTGTGGTTATAAAAACTCCCCATGGAGATGTCAAGGAAAAGGTTATTCCTGCAGGAAAGATCCAGTTTGATGGAAATTCTAAATCCAAAAGCGTTAGTATAGAGGAAGGCTCCGGGAAAATAATGAAGACTCTGAGCAGTATAGATCACGTCGTGGATATAAATGGAGAGTACGGGACAAACGTAGGGGGTATGCTGCAAAAGGTAAAAAGTGTCATGGCTAATTTTACCAACGAAGAGATACACAATATAAAGATAAGGGATATATTGGCTGTGGACACCCAGGTCCCACAGAAGATAAAAGGTGGAGTCGCAGAAGAGTTTATGTTTGAAAATGCAGTAGGGATAGCTGCCATGGTAAATACCTGTAAAAATCAGATGTCTGATGTGGCTGATGAGATAGAAAGAGAGCTAGGAGTAAGAGTAGAAGTAGGGGGGGTAGAGGCGGATATGGCCATAAGAGGTGCTCTCACCACGCCTGGTACAGGGACACCTTTGGTGATAGTGGATATAGGGGCTGGATCCACCGATGCATGTTCTATTGATAGATATGGTAACCAGGAGCTGGTTCACTTGGCTGGAGCCGGTAATATGACCACACTTCTTATACAAAAGGAGTTGGGAATAGAAGATTTTAATTTGGCTGAAGATATTAAAAAATATCCTTTGGCAAAGGTAGAGTCTTTATTTTTTATAAGGCATGAAGACGGAAGTGTTCAATTCTTCGCAAATTCCCTTTCCCCAAAGGTATTTGCAAAAAACGTCCTCATAAAAGAAGGGGAGCTTATTCCACTGGAACTTGATATTCCGTTGGAGAAAATAAAAACAGTCAGAAGAGCCGCAAAGAAAAAGGTCTTTGTAACAAATGTAATAAGGTCACTAAAAAAAGTCTCCCACACTAAAAACATAAGAGATTTTGAATTTGTAGTAATAGTTGGAGGGTCTGCACTGGATTTTGAAATATCCCAGATGATAACAGAATCACTTTCTGAATATGGAATAGTTGCAGGTTGTGGAAATATAAGAGGTACAGAGGGACCGAGAAATGCCGTTGCAACTGGACTTGTCATGGGAGTAGAATGTAGCGATACTAACTGTAGAATCTATCATCCTGACGAAAGACCAATAATGGAGGTGGCCGATGTATACAAGACCTAG
- a CDS encoding diol dehydratase small subunit: MDTKNINPVSDYPLGEKRKEWLKTSTGKTLDDITLESVMNGNIKPEDIRISPETLKLQGEIAKKGNRPTVTKNFERASEMVFIPDDKILEIYNALRPLRSSKEELFQIADELEKKYSAVVISAFVKEAAEVYEKRGQLRKD; encoded by the coding sequence ATGGATACTAAAAATATAAATCCAGTTTCCGACTATCCGCTGGGAGAGAAGAGAAAAGAGTGGCTAAAAACATCTACAGGTAAAACTTTAGATGACATAACGTTAGAAAGTGTAATGAACGGAAATATAAAACCTGAGGATATAAGAATCTCTCCGGAAACTCTTAAGCTTCAGGGGGAGATCGCAAAAAAAGGTAACAGACCCACTGTAACTAAAAACTTTGAGAGAGCCAGTGAGATGGTTTTCATTCCAGACGATAAAATACTTGAGATATATAATGCGTTGAGACCTTTGAGATCATCAAAGGAAGAACTATTTCAAATAGCAGATGAACTTGAAAAGAAATATTCTGCAGTTGTAATCTCTGCCTTTGTAAAAGAGGCAGCAGAAGTTTACGAAAAAAGAGGTCAGCTTAGAAAAGACTAG
- a CDS encoding propanediol/glycerol family dehydratase medium subunit: protein MKNKFVPSVNIEEVGEAKKGTRSEEVVIGLAPAFKKFQNKTITGVSHDEVLTELIAGIEEEGIKARIVRVTRTSDVCFMALDAAKLSGSGIGIGIQSKGTTVIHQKDLLPLNNLELFPQAPLLTPEIFRLIGKNAAKYAKGESPNPVPVASDQMARPKYQAKAALLHIKETKHVVENGKPLEIKYEF from the coding sequence ATGAAAAATAAATTTGTACCATCTGTAAATATTGAAGAGGTAGGAGAAGCCAAAAAAGGAACTAGATCTGAAGAGGTAGTTATAGGGCTGGCTCCGGCTTTTAAAAAATTTCAGAACAAGACGATAACTGGTGTTTCTCATGATGAGGTCTTGACTGAGCTCATTGCAGGTATAGAGGAAGAGGGAATAAAGGCTAGAATCGTAAGGGTAACGAGAACTTCAGATGTTTGCTTTATGGCACTTGATGCTGCAAAGCTAAGTGGTTCTGGGATAGGTATAGGTATCCAGTCGAAGGGGACGACAGTAATCCACCAAAAGGATCTTCTTCCTTTGAACAACTTGGAGCTTTTTCCTCAGGCGCCACTTTTGACACCTGAAATATTCAGATTAATAGGTAAAAATGCTGCAAAATATGCAAAGGGAGAATCTCCAAATCCAGTACCTGTAGCCAGTGATCAGATGGCAAGACCTAAATATCAGGCAAAAGCAGCATTACTGCATATAAAAGAGACAAAACATGTTGTTGAAAATGGTAAACCACTAGAAATAAAGTACGAATTTTAA